Proteins encoded together in one Bos indicus isolate NIAB-ARS_2022 breed Sahiwal x Tharparkar chromosome 3, NIAB-ARS_B.indTharparkar_mat_pri_1.0, whole genome shotgun sequence window:
- the LOC109556172 gene encoding tetratricopeptide repeat protein 9C-like has translation MEKRLQEAQLYKEKGNQCYREGKYRDAVSGYHRALLQLRGLDPSLPSPIPNLGPQGLALTPEQENLLHTTQTDCYNNLAACLLQMEPVNYERVKEYSQKDVERQPDNAKALYRAGVAFFHLQDYDQARHYLMAAINRKPKDANVRRYLQRTQLELSSYHRKEKQLYLGMFG, from the coding sequence ATGGAGAAACGCCTGCAGGAGGCTCAGCTGTACAAGGAGAAAGGGAACCAGTGTTACCGGGAAGGGAAGTACCGGGATGCTGTAAGTGGGTACCATCGAGCTCTGCTGCAGCTGCGGGGTCTGGATCCAAGTCTGCCCTCCCCGATACCTAATCTGGGACCTCAGGGCCTGGCCCTCACACCTGAACAAGAAAACCTACTTCACACCACCCAGACAGATTGCTACAACAACCTGGCTGCCTGTCTCCTTCAGATGGAACCAGTAAACTATGAACGGGTGAAAGAGTACAGCCAGAAAGACGTGGAGCGGCAGCCTGATAATGCCAAGGCCTTGTATCGGGCTGGAGTGGCCTTTTTCCACCTGCAGGACTATGACCAGGCCCGGCACTACCTCATGGCTGCTATCAATAGGAAGCCAAAAGACGCCAATGTCCGGAGGTACCTTCAGCGGACACAGTTGGAACTCAGCAGCTACCATCGGAAAGAGAAGCAGCTCTACCTGGGCATGTTTggttaa
- the RPE65 gene encoding retinoid isomerohydrolase — MDSLRFHMNFFLIFHHFRVEHPAGGYKKLFETVEELSSPLTAHVTGRIPLWLTGSLLRCGPGLFEVGSEPFYHLFDGQALLHKFDFKEGHVTYHRRFIRTDAYVRAMTEKRIVITEFGTCAFPDPCKNIFSRFFSYFRGVEVTDNALVNIYPVGEDYYACTETNFITKVNPETLETIKQVDLCNYVSVNGATAHPHIENDGTVYNIGNCFGKNFSIAYNIVKIPPLQADKEDPISKSEIVVQFPCSDRFKPSYVHSFGLTPNYIVFVETPVKINLFKFLSSWSLWGANYMDCFESNETMGVWLHIADKKRKKYINNKYRTSPFNLFHHINTYEDHEFLIVDLCCWKGFEFVYNYLYLANLRENWEEVKKNARKAPQPEVRRYVLPLNIDKADTGKNLVTLPNTTATAILCSDETIWLEPEVLFSGPRQAFEFPQINYQKYGGKPYTYAYGLGLNHFVPDRLCKLNVKTKETWVWQEPDSYPSEPIFVSHPDALEEDDGVVLSVVVSPGAGQKPAYLLILNAKDLSEVARAEVEINIPVTFHGLFKKS; from the exons atgGATTCCTTGAGATTCCACATGAACTTCTTCCTCATATTCCACCATTTCAGAGTTGAACATCCAGCTGGTGGTTACAAGAAACTGTTTGAAACTGTGGAGGAACTATCCTCACCGCTCACAGCCCATGTTACAG GCAGGATCCCCCTCTGGCTAACCGGCAGTCTCCTTCGATGTGGGCCAGGACTCTTTGAGGTTGGATCGGAACCATTTTACCACCTGTTTGATGGGCAAGCCCTCCTACACAAGTTTGACTTTAAAGAAGGACATGTCACATACCACAGAAG GTTCATCCGCACTGATGCTTACGTACGGGCAATGACTGAGAAAAGGATCGTCATAACAGAATTTGGCACCTGTGCTTTCCCAGATCCCTGCAAGAATATATTTTCCAG GTTTTTTTCTTACTTCCGAGGAGTGGAGGTTACTGACAATGCCCTTGTTAATATCTACCCAGTGGGGGAAGATTACTATGCCTGCACAGAGACCAACTTCATTACAAAGGTTAATCCTGAGACCTTGGAAACAATTAAGCAG GTTGACCTTTGCAACTATGTCTCAGTCAATGGAGCCACTGCTCACCCCCACATTGAAAATGATGGGACTGTTTACAACATTGGTAATTGCTTTGGGAAAAATTTTTCAATTgcctacaatattgtaaagatccCACCACTACAAGCAG ACAAGGAAGATCCAATAAGCAAGTCAGAGATCGTTGTACAATTCCCCTGCAGTGACCGATTCAAGCCATCTTACGTCCATAG TTTTGGTTTGACTCCCAACTATATTGTTTTTGTGGAGACACCAGTTAAAATTAATCTGTTCAAGTTTCTTTCTTCATGGAGTCTTTGGGGAGCCAATTACATGGATTGTTTTGAATCCAATGAAACCATGGGG GTTTGGCTTCATATTgctgacaaaaaaagaaaaaagtatatcaATAATAAATACAGGACCTCTCCTTTTAACCTCTTTCATCACATCAATACCTATGAAGACCATGAGTTTCTGATTGTGGATCTCTGTTGCTGGAAAGG ATTTGaatttgtttataattatttatatttagccAATTTACGTGAGAACTGGGAAGAGGTGAAAAAAAATGCCAGAAAGGCTCCTCAGCCTGAAGTTAGGAGATACGTACTTCCTTTGAATATTGACAAG GCTGACACAGGCAAGAATTTAGTCACACTCCCCAACACAACTGCCACTGCAATTCTGTGCAGTGACGAGACCATCTGGCTGGAACCTGAGGTTCTCTTTTCAGGGCCTCGCCAAG caTTTGAGTTTCCTCAAATCAATTACCAGAAGTATGGTGGGAAACCTTACACATATGCATATGGACTTGGCTTGAATCACTTTGTTCCAGACAGG CTCTGTAAGCTGAACGTCAAAACTAAAGAAACCTGGGTATGGCAAGAGCCTGATTCATACCCCTCAGAACCTATCTTTGTTTCTCACCCAGATGCCTTGGAGGAAGATGACG GTGTAGTTCTGAGTGTGGTGGTGAGCCCTGGGGCAGGACAAAAGCCTGCTTATCTTCTGATTCTGAATGCCAAGGACTTGAGTGAAGTTGCCAGGGCTGAAGTGGAGATTAACATCCCCGTCACCTTTCATGGACTGTTCAAAAAATCCTGA